The following nucleotide sequence is from Halorussus caseinilyticus.
ATGTTGTCCCACTTGTAGAAGCGGCAACGTACTGTTCCGGTCTACAGTAGGGAGTGCCCGTCCCTCGTGACGAGCGACGGTCACGCGGCCGGTTCCGAAGAGAGAAACCTACTCGTTGCTGTCAGGTCACCCCGCCGCCGCGCGGCTCGAACTGCTCGTACTCTCGATTGTCCACGACCTGCCGCAACTGCTCGACCACTTCCCACACGTCCTCGTAACTCGTGTACAGCGGCGCGGGACAGACCCGGACGACGTTCGGCGGCCGGAAGTCCACGACCACGCCGCGCTCTTTCAGCGCCTCGCTGACTCGGTAGGCCTCGGGATGCTCGACGGCGACGTGACCGCCGCGGCGGTCGGGTTCGCGCGGCGTGCCCACCTCGCAGTCGGGCAGGCGCTCGTCCACGAGGAAGATGAGGTAGTCGGTGAGTCGGAGCGACTTCTCGCGGACTGCCTCGATTGACGTTTCCTCGAAAATCTGGAGCGACCCCGCCAGCGGCGCGGCCGAGAGAATCGGAATCGTGCCGATTTGGTAGGCTCCGGCGTCGTCGGCGGGCGTGTAGGTCGGGTTCATCTCGAACTGGGTTTCCTTGTCGTGGCCCCACCAGCCAGCGAGGGCGGGTCTGGCGTCGAAGTGGTTCTCGTTGACGTAGAGACCCGCGATGGCTCCCGGCCCGGCGTTGAGGTACTTGTAGCTACACCACACCGCGAAGTCCACGCCGACCGCCGAGAGGTCGTGGGGGACGACGCCGACCGAGTGGGCGAGGTCGAATCCGGCGAGGACGCCCCGGTCGTGGGCCGCCTCGGTGATTGCTTCGATGTCGAGCAACTGGCCGCTCCGGTAGAGGACCGAGGGGAGGAACGCGATTGCGGTGTCGTCGTCCAGCGCCCCAATCACGTCCTCGGTTTCGATGGTCCGCCCGTCCCGACTCTCGACCACGGTCAGGGCCTCGTCGGGGTCCACCCCGCGCTGGCGGAGTTGCGCGCGGATGGCGTAGTGGTCGGTCGGGAAGTCGAGTTCGTCCACAACGATTTTCGACCCCTCCGCGCGGTCGTAGAAGGTGCCGATTAGCGTGTGGATGTTGACCGTCGTGGAGTTGGCGACGACGACTTCCTCCGGTTCCGCGCCGACCAGCGGCGCGAGTCGGTCGCCCAACCGCTCGCCGTAGTGGAACCACGGTGGGTCGGCGTCGGTCCACCCGCGGATGGCGAGGTCCTTCCACTCCGAGACGGCCCGGTCGAGCGCGTCCTCGGCTTCCTCGGAGAGCAGGCCGAGCGAGTTGCCGTCTACGTACCACTCGTCGTCGGGGTCGTAGAACCGGTCGGCGAGGTGCGCGAGGGGGTCGGTCTCGTCGCGCGCCGCGGCGAACTCCGCCCCGAGTTCGAAGTCGTCGGCGTTCATGTGGACAGCGAGCGGCGGAATCGGGTTAGGTGTTTGGTCTCTGGGTTGTTTCCTGTGGGAGAGTCACCGCGACAATCGTCGGGAAGAACGCCCGGAAAGCCCCCGCCCGCTCGCGGTCGTTCAGCGACATATCCTCGACTCATCTTCGCTTCGCTCGATTCGTCTCGGATAGGGGTCGCTGAGACGACCACGTTGAACGCCGGGAGACAAACCGCGTCTCCCGAGGTCACACTCGCTTCGCTCGCGTGACCGCGAGCGGGCGGCCCCTTTATCCCACCCGCGACGGTTGGTCGGCCGGTCATCTGCGTCGGCGGTTGGTCGGCCGAGCGTTCGCGTGGACCAGTCGGCCGGTCGGCGCTCGGTGGACCGTTCTCTCGCGGTAGCGGTGCGGTGCTGTGCGGTCGCGGTCTGATTGGCTCAAGCCTGAAGCTAGTTCTCCGTGTTCCTGCGGTAGCGGTGCGGTGGCGGTGCGATGCCGTCGCGGTAGCGGTGCGGTGGCGGTGCGATGCCGTCGCGGTAGCGGTGCGGTGGCGGTGCGATGCCGTCGCGGTGGCGGTGCCGTCGGCCGAGAGCCTCGAAAGAACTGTATACGTTTCCTAAAGAATTATTTCCATTGCTTAGAGAATCAGATACCTTCCTCAGAACTACTCGGCAGGCCAGTGTTCGATGTCGGTGATTCTGGCCCGCCAGTACGACAGGTCGCCGTCCGGCAGGTTCCACTCGACGCCGCCCTCCATCGGGACGCGCAGACCGTTTCGCTCGCGGTACTCTTGGAGGTGGCACGTCCACGTCGCGCGCTCGAAGCCGCCGTCGTCGGTCTCGCGGGGGCGCTGGGCCACGATTCGCTCCACCTCGTCGCGGTCGTCGAAGTGGAACACCGCCGAGGCGGTCGTACCGCCGTGTTCGATGGTCGCGCGCGCCGAGGAGTCGTCTATCCCCTCCCACTCGACGCCCTCGCCGGGGACGAGCGCAGTCGGGAACCACACCGTCTCGGCCAGATAGCGCACGAGTTCGCCCTCGTCGAGTTCCTGACCGGGGTCGGCCTCGGCGACGGTGACGGCCGACAGGAGCGCCGCGCGGAGCGACCCCCTACCGCCGACGTAGGCGTCCACGGCCCGGACGGGGACGAACGGAGCCATCTCGATGGTCGCGTCCCAGACGAACCCCGGCGGGCGGACGGTGAACCGCTGGGTCGCTTCGAGGGACTTCCACGCCGAGTCCGTACCGCCGAGTCGGAACTCCCCCCGTTGTTCGGCACGCACGGTCCGGACGTACGACCGACCGTCTCGAATCACGTTGTCGAGGTAGTCCCGGACGGGAGTCGGCAGTCCGGTCAGGTCGTCGTCCGTGACCGTGGAATCGGTGTCGGTGACGATTTGGCGGTCGCCAGCGACCGCTCGCTCCGGGCGGGTCTCGGCGTCTACGAACAGGTGGTCTACGAGGTCGGTGTTCTCGCGTTCGAAGCGAACGCGCCCGACGGCGGTGACGGCGGCGAGACCGACCGCGGCCGCACCGACTCCTTTCAGGGCGGTTTTGAGTCGCATATCACGCCTTCGTCGCGCGCGGTGAAGAAGTTCGTGGCGAACGCGGCGGAGTCGTAGCGAACGCGGCAGTCCGGTCCGCGCGGCGGAATGAGCGCGAGTCACTCGCGCTCATTCCGCCACGCGACCGCCGAAACCTTAATAATCCGGACACCCAACCACCGTGCAAGACCAACGCATGGACGACAAACGAACCGAAGCGTGCGGCCGGTGTTCGATGACCACCGTCGTCTCGATGACGACCGACGGCGAGGGCGGCGAACGCGCCGGGCGAAACCCCTTCGACGGCGACCGCATCGAGGTGTCCGAGACCGAGATGCAGGCCGCCAACCGACATCAGGTGTGGCTAGGCCGACTCAAGCGCCGCTTGGACGAGATGGCGACCCGCCTGACGTACGGTCGCCAATGACACGACGAGCATCGCCCGACAAGCGTATATCAGAGCCGAACTAGGGAAACTCCAATGGAAGAGAGCGTTTCTGGCTTCAAGCTCCGCGGAACGTGGGGCGACATCGTCGAACACGGCGAGCGCATCACCGAGGCACTCCGCGAGGCAGACGTGTCCGGTGACGCCTACGAAGAGTGGGACGAGTGGCGACCCAAGCACCACGAACGACTCGGCGAGGACGTATCGGAGAAGACCGCCGAGCAAGCCTCTGTCGGCGAGGGCAAGGGCGAGAAGGAGGGCAAAGCGCCCGACGACGACCTCAAGACCGCGGGCGAGAAGATAAGCGAGTCCTACGAGAAACTCGAAGAGGAGAAGACCGACGAGGCGGTCGATAGCTGGCAGGACTCGGTGAGTTACGTCGCGCGCGCCGCCGACTCCGCGAGTCGGAAGGCCCTCCGGAAAGTCGAGGACACCGTCTACCAGAAGGTCATGACCCGGCTCGCACCCTACTACTTCGACAACGACCTCATCAGCGCCAACGTCCAGCAGGTCGGCCGCGGCGACGACCAAGAGGAGTTCGTCTTCGAGGTCAACATCAACGACGACGACCTGAAGGAGACGGTCAGCGAGCGACTGGCCGACTACGAGGACGAGGTGAACCGGTGGCACGTCGCCACCGAGAAGCGCACCGACACCGCGGAGGCCGCCGAGGGCGTCGAAGCGCCCGAGGAACCCGAGCAACCGCACTCGAAGACGACCTGACGCCCCGACGACCGAGACGGCGGAAATCGAGCGACTCGAAGCAGGAAGCCGGTACACTATTCTATCGTCGGCGATAGGTTCGCACCATGGTCGGGAGCGGCGTCGTGACGTTGGTAATCGCAGGCATCGCTAGCCTCTTCATGGCGTGGGCCATCGGCGCGGGGTCGTCGGGGTCCACCCCGTTCGCGCCCGCGGTCGGCGCGAACGCCATCTCCGTGATGCGGGCCGGATTCTTCGTCGGACTGCTCGGCTTCCTCGGAGCGGTGATGCAGGGCGCGAACGTCTCGGAAGCCGTCGGCACGGAACTCATCGGCGGCGTCCAGTTGACCGCCATCGCCGCGACGACCGGTCTGCTGGTCGCGGCCGTACTCGTCGCCGTCGGCGTGTTCACGGGCTACCCCATCGCCACCGCGTTCACCGTCACGGGGGCCATCGTCGGCGTCGGACTGGCGATGGGCGGCGACCCGGCGTGGGCGAAGTACCGCCAAATTTCGGCGCTGTGGGTCCTCACGCCCTTCGTCGGGAGTTCCATCGCGTACAGCACCGCGAAGCTCCTGCGCTCGGAGCGCACCGCCGAACAGGTCGTCATCCCGTTGCTCGCCGGTCTCGTGGGCCTCATCGTCGCCAACGTCAAGTTCGTCGTCCTCGGCCCGCCCGACGTGAGCCAGTCCGTCGCCGAAACCGCGGCCG
It contains:
- a CDS encoding inorganic phosphate transporter; its protein translation is MVGSGVVTLVIAGIASLFMAWAIGAGSSGSTPFAPAVGANAISVMRAGFFVGLLGFLGAVMQGANVSEAVGTELIGGVQLTAIAATTGLLVAAVLVAVGVFTGYPIATAFTVTGAIVGVGLAMGGDPAWAKYRQISALWVLTPFVGSSIAYSTAKLLRSERTAEQVVIPLLAGLVGLIVANVKFVVLGPPDVSQSVAETAADSLALPPVAGVETGRIVVSLAVAGVVAGLLAWDVRRDLDAGQRHFLLALGSLVAFSAGGSQVGLAIGPLVPLLDPFEIPLVPVLVGGGIGLLAGSWTGAPRMIKALAQDYSALGPRRSIAALIPSFAIAQTAVFFGIPVSFNEIIVSAIVGSGYAAEGSGVSKEKMGYTVLAWLASLVLAIGVGYGAFTAIEMVG
- the kynU gene encoding kynureninase; its protein translation is MNADDFELGAEFAAARDETDPLAHLADRFYDPDDEWYVDGNSLGLLSEEAEDALDRAVSEWKDLAIRGWTDADPPWFHYGERLGDRLAPLVGAEPEEVVVANSTTVNIHTLIGTFYDRAEGSKIVVDELDFPTDHYAIRAQLRQRGVDPDEALTVVESRDGRTIETEDVIGALDDDTAIAFLPSVLYRSGQLLDIEAITEAAHDRGVLAGFDLAHSVGVVPHDLSAVGVDFAVWCSYKYLNAGPGAIAGLYVNENHFDARPALAGWWGHDKETQFEMNPTYTPADDAGAYQIGTIPILSAAPLAGSLQIFEETSIEAVREKSLRLTDYLIFLVDERLPDCEVGTPREPDRRGGHVAVEHPEAYRVSEALKERGVVVDFRPPNVVRVCPAPLYTSYEDVWEVVEQLRQVVDNREYEQFEPRGGGVT
- a CDS encoding DUF5828 family protein; translation: MEESVSGFKLRGTWGDIVEHGERITEALREADVSGDAYEEWDEWRPKHHERLGEDVSEKTAEQASVGEGKGEKEGKAPDDDLKTAGEKISESYEKLEEEKTDEAVDSWQDSVSYVARAADSASRKALRKVEDTVYQKVMTRLAPYYFDNDLISANVQQVGRGDDQEEFVFEVNINDDDLKETVSERLADYEDEVNRWHVATEKRTDTAEAAEGVEAPEEPEQPHSKTT
- a CDS encoding DUF6920 family protein, whose product is MRLKTALKGVGAAAVGLAAVTAVGRVRFERENTDLVDHLFVDAETRPERAVAGDRQIVTDTDSTVTDDDLTGLPTPVRDYLDNVIRDGRSYVRTVRAEQRGEFRLGGTDSAWKSLEATQRFTVRPPGFVWDATIEMAPFVPVRAVDAYVGGRGSLRAALLSAVTVAEADPGQELDEGELVRYLAETVWFPTALVPGEGVEWEGIDDSSARATIEHGGTTASAVFHFDDRDEVERIVAQRPRETDDGGFERATWTCHLQEYRERNGLRVPMEGGVEWNLPDGDLSYWRARITDIEHWPAE